ctcttttatgtatataaattgtgtataaataataggtatacataattttattgttttatatatatctcacgTTAAGGTATAAAACATGATATGGCTGATGGAATTTAAGATTTCATCaatgaaatcattttgtcaGTGAATTGATCAAGTGGAGTTGTCAAGACCAAGGTTTTAAGAACCAGATTGTAGCATGAACCGTTTTGAGGTTTAATTTTGATCGAATTGGTTAAACTATTTTGATCAATCAGTTCAATCACATTTTTAATCTTGTTTAAGAACTTGAAAATTTACACACTTCTGtagaaatatatatgtatgtgaaCAGGTAacaggtaataaaatattaaaaataagttcacATTCATAATAACTCTTAATTGTTCAACATCTTCTTCAATCTTCACCTctaatttctttctctctctagactctttttcctctatttcaTTGTTAGCTTGATTCTCACTCCAGAACACATCAAAGCCATACTGTTATCAACGAAAGTTATCAATGTTTGCGACAGTGAAGTTATCGACACTTTGACAGGAAGAGTCGAATGTTCTCGTTGGCTGGATGCAAGAGTTTTCGTCCGCAGTTCACAAGTCATAGTTGAATCGCATGCAAGATTGAATCTTGTGTCGGCTGGATGCGTTTAGTTTGAGGCTGAATTTGCTGAAAACTGtgaatgagtttatttttaggGTTGTTGTGCTTCGTGACAGCGCTGgagaaattttctaaaaaatttgcACTTTCCTTTCCGTTTTTACTAAACCGGACCATGAATGAACCGACTGAAATCTTGAACCGTAGGCAAGCCGCCGGTTCATCTGCGGTTCAATCCGAGTTTTAACCAAAACGGTTTTTTTACACACAAAAGTCGCTGAAGTCACCGGTTTTTCAACCTTGGTCAAGACAATCTCATATTATGGCTGAAGAGACGGCAGGGGGTAGATTGTGTGTGAGGTAACTTGCCAAAGAAAGGGGAAGGTGGGAACCGACCAGGGATGTAAGAAAGagctaaagaaaaataaaataaaaagatttttataacaattatatattaaaagttttttttaatttttattaatttagaacagtaattttaaagaaaattaaatagttaTAAATGATAcgttaatttaacttttttactgTATGACAGTTCATTTTCAGTTaataattttgagtaaaaaagtACTTTTTTTACCGTCCTTCATAGTGaagaaagtatttttaaaatcaagtctTACgggaaaaatctaaaaatagtttgaatattTACAGAGAAAGacacaaattaatttgaaaccACAAAAGTCCAAAGATCTCAATACtacttaatataaatgtctAATAAATTACCACGAAGCCGAAAAAGGCTCCATACAAGTCGTTTTACTTACCAAAATtagtaaagaaataaatacGGCGTCTCAGATTTAGTCAAAATAATACCAGCCCTTAGTTTCTTAACAGAAGCAATCCCTTTTCAGCCATTCATTTCCTATATAAGTACACTttaacttcaacatcttcaacGGATCCAGGGGGcatttacaataaaaataaaacttcagAGCCCGCCCCAAACGGCTCTGtaaatatttcatcaaataaaaggtctgtattttcaatttcatacccaggaaaaaaaatacacagataaatatatatcgtatcattttatttatataaaaaaaaaatggcgaATAAGACCGTTTTTATCGGCTTTGGCGCTGTGTTGTTGATCGCCATGGTGGTGTCTATCGGGGTGCTTATTAGCCGCAGCAGCGAGAAAAAAGATGACTCTGATTTATCCACTTCAACAAAGGCTATTAAGGCCGTTTGTGAGCCGACTACTTACAAAGAAACCTGTCAAAAGAGCCTCGAAAAAAAGGGTGGTGAAAATGTGACCAACCCGAAAGACTTGATCAAGATGGAGTTTGAAGTGGCGATTGATGAGCTGAAGGCTGCTCTGGATAACTCTTCTGCCTGGAAAGAGGCTAACAAGGATCCAATGGTGAAACAGGCTTTTCATAATTGTAGGGAACTTTTGCACGATGCCATTGATGATCTGCACACCTCCTTTGGGGAAATGAGCAAGGTTGATGTTCGTAAAGCTGATCATTACATTGAAAACGTGAAGGTCTTCCTCAGCGGTGCTGCGACTTTCCAGGAAAGTTGCTTGGATCAATTTGAAAATGTGACGGGTGATTTCGGAGAGAAGATGAAAAAGCTGTTGAATACTTCCAGGGAGCTTACAAGCAATGGCCTGGCGATGATGCATGATTTCTCTGAGGTGCTCAATTCATTGCATGTAGGGCAAAAAGAGAGACGACTTCTCTCTAATGATGATTTTCCTGACTGGGTTAGCGCCGGTCGTCGGAGGCTCCTTGCTGAACCTCCTCCAGCTGATGTTGTTGTGGCTCAGGACGGCAGTGGCAAAGTCAAGACCATCGCTGAAGCTCTCGCTCTTGCTCCCGATGCCCAGAACAACCCCACCAATAAGCCCTTCATAATTCACATCAAAGAAGGAGTTTATAAAGAGTACGTGACGGTCGATAAAACCAAAGCAAATGTTATGTTCGTCGGCGATGGCGCCACGAAGACTAAGATCACCGGCAACAAGAACTTCATCGACGGAGTCAACACCATGAACACAGCCACAGTCGGTAAGTTAGCTAAAATGTTAAATCTGATAAAACATATGATGTTTAGGCCAAACGTTGATGAAATTTTGTTCATGTTTCAGCCATTTTGGGACCCAATTTCATCGCCAAGGACATGGGATTCGAGAACAGCGCCGGAGCTGAGAAGCACCAAGCGGTGGCACTGCGTGTTCAAGCTGACAGCGCGATCTTCTACAACTGCCAAATGGATGGCTACCAGGACACTCTCTACGCCCACGCCCATCGGCAATACTACCGAGACTGCACCATCACCGGCACCATAGACTACATCTTCGGTGACGCAGCGGCCATCTTCCAGAATTGCAGGTTGATATTCAGGAAACCAATGGCGAACCAAGCCGTGATCATTACAGCCCAAGGAAGAGCCGATAAGAACGCAGTGACAGGATTCGTTCTCCAGAACTGCGTAATCGGCGGAGAGCCAGATTACGTGGCGGTGAAGGATCAAAACAAGGGTTACCTGGGAAGGCCCTGGAAGGAGTTCGCGAGAACATTATACTTGCAATCAGAGATCGGAGATGTGATTCAGCCTGAGGGGTGGATGCCATGGCAAGGAGACTTTGCTCTGAACACTTGCTGGTACGCTGAATTTGGCAACAGGGGCCCTGGTTCTGACACCGCAAGGAGAGTTACATGGCCTGGTATTCAGAAAATCAATGCTCAGCAAGCTGAAGGTTTC
This genomic interval from Mangifera indica cultivar Alphonso unplaced genomic scaffold, CATAS_Mindica_2.1 Un_0049, whole genome shotgun sequence contains the following:
- the LOC123206789 gene encoding putative pectinesterase/pectinesterase inhibitor 28; this encodes MANKTVFIGFGAVLLIAMVVSIGVLISRSSEKKDDSDLSTSTKAIKAVCEPTTYKETCQKSLEKKGGENVTNPKDLIKMEFEVAIDELKAALDNSSAWKEANKDPMVKQAFHNCRELLHDAIDDLHTSFGEMSKVDVRKADHYIENVKVFLSGAATFQESCLDQFENVTGDFGEKMKKLLNTSRELTSNGLAMMHDFSEVLNSLHVGQKERRLLSNDDFPDWVSAGRRRLLAEPPPADVVVAQDGSGKVKTIAEALALAPDAQNNPTNKPFIIHIKEGVYKEYVTVDKTKANVMFVGDGATKTKITGNKNFIDGVNTMNTATVAILGPNFIAKDMGFENSAGAEKHQAVALRVQADSAIFYNCQMDGYQDTLYAHAHRQYYRDCTITGTIDYIFGDAAAIFQNCRLIFRKPMANQAVIITAQGRADKNAVTGFVLQNCVIGGEPDYVAVKDQNKGYLGRPWKEFARTLYLQSEIGDVIQPEGWMPWQGDFALNTCWYAEFGNRGPGSDTARRVTWPGIQKINAQQAEGFTLAKFIGVDWIQNKNVPFTAGMEAA